Proteins encoded by one window of Chryseobacterium sp. POL2:
- a CDS encoding type I restriction enzyme HsdR N-terminal domain-containing protein: MQLPKLNFSTEFDFKIKQDKDTFFIYDSVRKMWLVLTPEEWVRQHWVAYFLIIKAKNASSLILEQKLELNSTTKRLDLLVTHRTKAQILVELKAPNVKLTEKQFEQIARYNSVIEAPEIILSNGLQHIYAKYDDGQYRFELFEF; the protein is encoded by the coding sequence ATGCAACTACCTAAACTAAATTTCAGTACCGAATTTGACTTTAAAATCAAGCAAGACAAAGATACATTTTTTATTTATGATTCGGTGCGCAAGATGTGGCTGGTCTTAACGCCCGAAGAATGGGTTAGACAGCATTGGGTAGCTTATTTCTTGATAATCAAAGCTAAAAACGCGTCTTCCCTAATATTGGAACAAAAATTGGAACTGAATTCCACGACAAAACGTCTGGATCTATTGGTAACGCATCGTACAAAAGCACAAATTTTAGTAGAACTGAAGGCGCCAAATGTCAAGCTAACCGAGAAACAATTTGAACAGATTGCAAGGTACAATTCGGTTATAGAAGCGCCAGAGATTATCTTGTCCAACGGATTACAGCACATTTATGCAAAATACGACGACGGACAATACCGCTTCGAGTTATTTGAATTTTGA